A DNA window from Boseongicola sp. contains the following coding sequences:
- a CDS encoding NADP-dependent isocitrate dehydrogenase codes for MSKIKVENPIVEMDGDEMTRIIWQLIKDKLILPYLDVDLLYYDLGIEERDRTDDQITIDAAEKTKEVGVAVKCATITPDEARVEEFGLKKMWRSPNGTIRNILGGVIFRQPIICQNVPRLVPGWTQPIVVGRHAFGDQYRATDFLFPSAGKLTMKFVGEDGKEIEHEIFDAPSSGIAMGMYNLDASIYDFARASLNYGLNLGWPVYLSTKNTILKAYDGRFKDIFEKVYEEEFKEQFEAKKIWYEHRLIDDMVAASLKWSGGYVWACKNYDGDVQSDTVAQGFGSLGMMTSQLMTPDGKIVEAEAAHGTVTRHYRQHQKGEQTSTNSIASIYAWTGGLKHRAKLDGNEALKSFAETLEKVIVDTVESGHMTKDLALLVGPDQKWLTTTGFLEKIDENLQKALS; via the coding sequence ATGTCAAAGATCAAAGTCGAAAACCCGATCGTCGAAATGGACGGCGATGAAATGACCCGCATCATCTGGCAGCTCATCAAAGACAAGTTGATCTTGCCGTATCTGGACGTTGACTTACTGTACTACGATCTGGGCATCGAAGAACGCGATCGCACAGATGACCAGATCACTATCGATGCTGCCGAAAAAACCAAAGAAGTCGGTGTTGCAGTCAAATGCGCTACGATCACACCGGACGAAGCGCGGGTTGAAGAATTTGGCCTAAAAAAGATGTGGCGCTCGCCCAACGGAACCATTCGCAACATTCTGGGTGGCGTTATTTTCCGTCAGCCGATCATTTGTCAAAACGTTCCTCGGCTTGTCCCTGGCTGGACCCAGCCGATTGTCGTTGGTCGCCACGCCTTTGGTGATCAGTATCGCGCAACCGACTTTCTGTTTCCAAGTGCTGGCAAGCTGACCATGAAATTCGTCGGCGAAGATGGCAAAGAAATTGAGCATGAAATATTCGATGCGCCGTCATCCGGTATTGCCATGGGCATGTATAACCTTGACGCATCTATTTACGACTTTGCACGGGCTTCGCTCAACTATGGCCTCAACCTTGGGTGGCCTGTTTACCTTTCGACGAAGAACACAATCCTGAAAGCCTATGACGGTCGATTCAAAGACATCTTCGAGAAAGTTTATGAAGAAGAGTTTAAAGAGCAGTTCGAAGCTAAGAAGATCTGGTATGAGCACCGGTTGATCGACGATATGGTCGCAGCTTCATTGAAGTGGTCCGGCGGATACGTCTGGGCCTGTAAAAACTACGATGGTGATGTTCAGTCCGACACAGTTGCGCAGGGCTTTGGCTCTTTGGGCATGATGACATCGCAGCTGATGACGCCTGACGGCAAAATCGTAGAAGCCGAAGCAGCACACGGCACTGTGACGCGGCACTATCGCCAGCACCAGAAGGGTGAGCAGACATCCACCAACTCGATTGCGTCGATTTATGCTTGGACAGGAGGACTGAAGCACCGTGCCAAGCTTGACGGCAACGAGGCCCTGAAAAGCTTCGCCGAAACGTTGGAGAAAGTCATCGTCGATACCGTTGAAAGTGGTCACATGACCAAAGACCTAGCGTTACTGGTTGGCCCGGACCAGAAATGGCTGACGACCACAGGATTTCTTGAGAAGATTGACGAAAACCTGCAAAAGGCGCTGTCGTAA
- a CDS encoding Rrf2 family transcriptional regulator: protein MKLSTKGRYAMVALADLATVPDGTLLSLAEISRRQDISLPYLEQLFVKLRRAGLVESVRGPGGGYRLAKRPADVRVSDILEAVDETVSALHTGAGASGGSSGSKAQSLTNRLWEGLSAHVYVFLHQTRLSDIVENELAPCPAVPALFELVDES, encoded by the coding sequence ATGAAACTTAGCACAAAGGGTAGATATGCGATGGTTGCGCTTGCCGATCTGGCAACAGTGCCGGACGGAACCCTGTTGTCGCTCGCCGAAATTTCCCGACGGCAAGACATTTCTCTGCCCTATCTTGAGCAATTGTTCGTCAAACTGCGGCGCGCCGGACTGGTGGAATCGGTCAGAGGTCCGGGTGGCGGCTATCGATTGGCGAAGCGACCAGCAGATGTGCGCGTGAGTGACATACTGGAAGCCGTCGATGAAACGGTTTCCGCATTGCATACGGGGGCAGGGGCATCTGGCGGTTCGTCTGGTTCAAAGGCGCAATCGTTGACTAATCGCTTGTGGGAAGGCCTGTCCGCGCATGTCTATGTTTTCCTGCATCAAACGCGTTTGAGTGACATTGTGGAAAATGAACTAGCTCCATGTCCCGCTGTACCGGCGCTGTTCGAATTGGTGGACGAAAGTTGA
- a CDS encoding aminotransferase class V-fold PLP-dependent enzyme, which translates to MKRTYLDWNATSPLCPEAREAMKAALDGSGNPSSVHAEGRAARNIIERARGQVASLVGCKASEVVFTSGATEAANVLRNLPPNCAVCVDETSHDCLWTHFDLTGASDHYDGPGHTLAMGVANSETGVISNSPQANDGRFPFGEVRCDMLLLDAVQAVGRIAWSFHWSGAHLAIMSAHKLGGPKGVGALIVRDGMDINALQKGGGQEMGRRSGTENVAGIAGFGAACEAAERDLSSGIWTEVEKLRNILENALVADAKETIFVGKDLERLPNTSCFVTPGWKGETQVMQMDLAGIAVSSGSACSSGKVKAPRVLRAMGLNDRAAESALRVSLGPTTTKEDVLRFADAWLTQERKFRQRAA; encoded by the coding sequence TTGAAACGCACCTATCTGGACTGGAACGCGACCTCTCCTCTATGCCCCGAAGCACGCGAGGCAATGAAGGCTGCACTGGACGGTAGTGGAAACCCTTCTTCTGTGCACGCAGAAGGTCGCGCAGCACGCAATATTATCGAGCGCGCCCGCGGGCAAGTCGCCTCGTTAGTTGGCTGCAAGGCAAGTGAAGTAGTCTTTACTTCTGGTGCAACAGAAGCCGCCAATGTGCTACGGAACTTGCCGCCGAATTGCGCGGTATGTGTGGATGAGACATCCCACGATTGTCTCTGGACGCATTTTGATCTGACCGGTGCCAGCGATCATTACGATGGCCCAGGTCACACCCTGGCGATGGGCGTCGCGAACTCAGAGACCGGTGTTATCAGCAACTCACCGCAGGCAAATGATGGGCGTTTTCCATTTGGTGAGGTCCGCTGCGACATGTTGTTGCTAGATGCCGTGCAGGCCGTGGGGCGAATTGCTTGGAGTTTCCATTGGTCTGGCGCTCATCTGGCAATCATGTCGGCGCACAAGCTGGGTGGACCCAAAGGCGTTGGTGCTTTGATCGTCAGAGATGGCATGGATATCAATGCTTTACAGAAAGGTGGCGGCCAGGAAATGGGACGCCGGTCTGGCACGGAGAATGTTGCAGGCATTGCTGGGTTTGGTGCAGCTTGTGAGGCGGCGGAGCGAGATCTGTCGAGTGGCATTTGGACGGAAGTCGAGAAACTTAGAAATATTCTAGAAAATGCACTGGTAGCTGACGCAAAAGAGACTATTTTTGTCGGGAAAGACCTCGAGCGCCTTCCGAACACTTCGTGTTTTGTAACTCCGGGTTGGAAGGGCGAAACGCAAGTCATGCAGATGGACCTGGCTGGAATCGCGGTATCTTCTGGGTCGGCGTGTTCGTCCGGAAAGGTCAAAGCGCCGCGTGTTTTGCGGGCTATGGGATTGAACGATAGAGCGGCCGAAAGTGCGCTGCGGGTCTCGTTGGGGCCGACGACGACTAAAGAAGATGTGCTGCGCTTTGCAGATGCGTGGCTGACGCAGGAACGAAAATTCCGCCAACGGGCGGCGTGA
- the sufB gene encoding Fe-S cluster assembly protein SufB, with product MAALDITQVKDGVDQETVDAVRSLSGTYKYGWETDIEMEYAPKGLSEDIVRLISEKNGEPEWMTDWRLEAYRRWLQMDEPDWAMINYPKIDYQEQYYYAKPKSMAEKPKSLDDVDPKLLETYAKLGIPLKEQMILAGVEGAEDAPSEGRKVAVDAVFDSVSVGTTFQAELKKAGVIFCSISEAIREHPDLVKKYLGSVVPQSDNFFATLNSAVFTDGSFVYVPPGTRCPMELSTYFRINAENTGQFERTLIICDKEAYVSYLEGCTAPQRDTHQLHAAVVELVAMDDAEIKYSTVQNWYPGDENGKGGIYNFVTKRADCRGDRSKVMWTQVETGSAVTWKYPSCILRGEESQGEFYSIAITNNMQQADTGTKMVHLGKNSKSRIVSKGISAGRAQNTYRGLVSMHPRAKNSRNYTQCDSLLIGDKCGAHTVPYIEVKNNSSRVEHEATTSKVDDDQLFYCRQRGMDEEEAVALVVNGFCKEVLQALPMEFAMEAQQLVAISLEGSVG from the coding sequence ATGGCAGCTTTGGATATCACTCAGGTGAAAGACGGCGTCGATCAGGAAACTGTTGATGCTGTGCGTTCGCTATCGGGGACCTACAAGTATGGCTGGGAAACCGACATCGAGATGGAATACGCACCGAAAGGTCTTTCTGAAGACATTGTGCGTTTAATATCGGAGAAAAACGGCGAACCAGAATGGATGACCGACTGGCGCCTAGAGGCATACCGTCGTTGGCTTCAGATGGATGAGCCTGATTGGGCTATGATTAACTATCCCAAAATCGACTATCAGGAACAATACTACTACGCCAAACCAAAGAGCATGGCCGAAAAGCCAAAATCCTTGGACGACGTCGATCCGAAACTTTTGGAGACTTACGCAAAACTTGGCATCCCCTTGAAAGAACAAATGATCTTGGCGGGCGTCGAAGGTGCAGAAGATGCGCCTTCCGAGGGCCGAAAAGTCGCAGTCGACGCCGTTTTCGACTCTGTCAGCGTGGGCACGACATTCCAGGCAGAGCTCAAGAAAGCGGGCGTTATCTTTTGTTCGATTTCAGAAGCCATTCGCGAACATCCCGATCTGGTTAAAAAATACCTCGGATCGGTGGTGCCTCAATCGGACAACTTCTTTGCCACGCTGAATTCGGCCGTCTTTACTGATGGTTCGTTCGTCTATGTCCCGCCCGGGACCCGCTGCCCAATGGAACTAAGCACGTATTTCCGTATCAATGCCGAGAATACAGGTCAGTTCGAACGTACTCTAATCATATGCGATAAAGAGGCTTACGTCTCTTATCTGGAAGGGTGCACTGCGCCTCAGCGTGACACACATCAGCTTCACGCTGCTGTTGTGGAGTTGGTAGCTATGGACGACGCCGAGATTAAATATTCAACGGTTCAAAACTGGTATCCCGGTGACGAAAACGGCAAGGGCGGCATTTATAACTTCGTGACCAAACGGGCTGACTGCCGTGGTGATCGGTCCAAAGTGATGTGGACCCAGGTTGAAACAGGCTCGGCTGTGACCTGGAAGTATCCATCTTGCATTCTGCGTGGTGAGGAAAGTCAGGGCGAGTTTTACTCGATTGCCATTACCAACAACATGCAGCAGGCAGATACCGGAACGAAAATGGTTCACCTGGGCAAGAACTCCAAATCGCGGATTGTGTCCAAGGGGATATCTGCAGGCAGAGCTCAGAACACGTATCGTGGCCTGGTTTCAATGCACCCTCGCGCCAAAAACTCGCGTAATTACACGCAATGTGACTCTCTTCTGATCGGCGATAAATGTGGGGCGCACACGGTGCCTTATATTGAAGTGAAAAATAACTCTAGCCGGGTAGAACACGAGGCGACAACTTCGAAAGTTGATGACGATCAGCTGTTCTATTGTCGCCAGCGCGGCATGGACGAAGAAGAAGCCGTTGCTCTAGTTGTGAATGGATTTTGCAAAGAAGTGCTGCAAGCCTTGCCGATGGAATTTGCGATGGAAGCCCAACAACTTGTGGCGATCTCGCTTGAAGGGTCTGTGGGGTAA
- a CDS encoding heavy metal-binding domain-containing protein, translating to MIISTTPSIEGRPIKDYRGVVVGEAILGANVFRDLFAQITDIVGGRSGAYEQELGKARDIALRELEERAIAVGGNAVVGVDLDYEVINNMLMVSASGTAVVLD from the coding sequence ATGATTATCAGCACGACACCGTCAATCGAAGGTCGCCCGATCAAGGACTACCGCGGAGTAGTTGTCGGAGAAGCTATCCTTGGTGCGAACGTTTTCCGCGATTTGTTTGCCCAGATTACCGATATCGTCGGAGGGCGTTCGGGAGCCTATGAGCAAGAGTTGGGGAAGGCGCGAGATATTGCTCTGCGCGAATTGGAAGAACGCGCCATCGCGGTCGGCGGGAACGCAGTTGTGGGAGTCGATCTGGATTACGAAGTTATCAACAACATGCTGATGGTTTCTGCGTCCGGAACCGCCGTGGTTTTGGACTAA
- a CDS encoding alpha/beta fold hydrolase: MPEVIFPGPEGRLEGRYHPQKAKDAPIAIILHPHPQFGGTMNNRVVYNLHYAFFNMGFTVLRFNFRGVGRSQGEYDQGVGELSDAASALDYLQSMNQNSKHCWVAGFSFGAWIGMQLLMRRPEITGFISVSPPANMYDFSFLAPCPSSGLIINGTADRVAPPRDTHTLVEKLHEQKGITITHTEMEGAGHFFEDPHMEGMIGHVTNYVERRLTENTR; the protein is encoded by the coding sequence ATGCCCGAAGTAATTTTTCCCGGACCCGAAGGCCGCCTTGAAGGGCGCTATCACCCGCAAAAGGCGAAGGACGCGCCAATCGCGATCATTCTTCATCCACACCCGCAATTCGGTGGAACGATGAACAATCGCGTCGTCTACAACCTGCATTATGCCTTTTTCAATATGGGGTTCACTGTTTTAAGGTTTAACTTCAGAGGTGTAGGGCGCAGCCAAGGTGAATATGACCAAGGCGTCGGCGAACTGAGCGATGCAGCTTCGGCGCTGGATTACCTACAGTCCATGAATCAGAACTCGAAGCATTGCTGGGTTGCGGGATTCTCTTTTGGGGCCTGGATTGGCATGCAATTGCTGATGCGTCGCCCTGAAATCACCGGCTTCATTAGTGTATCGCCTCCGGCCAACATGTATGATTTCTCTTTCCTGGCACCATGCCCGTCGTCGGGTCTGATCATTAATGGAACCGCAGACCGTGTTGCACCGCCTCGCGACACCCATACGCTGGTAGAAAAGCTTCACGAACAAAAGGGCATTACAATCACCCATACAGAGATGGAGGGTGCTGGTCACTTCTTCGAGGACCCTCATATGGAGGGGATGATTGGGCACGTAACCAACTATGTTGAGCGTCGCCTGACAGAAAACACTCGTTAG